Proteins from a genomic interval of Trifolium pratense cultivar HEN17-A07 linkage group LG6, ARS_RC_1.1, whole genome shotgun sequence:
- the LOC123889286 gene encoding transcription factor IIIB 60 kDa subunit-like, producing MVFCDHCVTDVIAERYDDCYLTCTSCGKVLEDQFFSEEPVFFKNLAGQSKLSGTYVQSVQREISESRRRTLYRASKEMEYLSLNLGVTDDNMVSQALAFYEIALAKNFTRGRKSEQVQAACLYIAFRQNKKPYFLIEFSNSLRINVYKLGEVFLQLCEVLRLNNHPLVKKPIDPCLYLYKYTSNLLGHRNGVVSETALSIIADMNRNWMQTGRKPSGLFAAALFISSNGHGHNISKADILRLFHVCEATLTKRLIEFENTDSSSLTVEELNAMAKEYEKNPVVLPNSEFKGSTSDDLVCEHKDSDVPCFALGLCEACYKDFDKLSGGFGGGLDPPAFQRAERERVKKTVSKERADVVKTSNSACKGRKEDLPASVERDDTSAEDDTSAEAEDESGNFSDIDDQEVNGYLFNEEEKHYKKIYWENENREYLAEQAVKEAAAAAAKKIYEANLKNCPVESRELYESTTAAVAKSRKRRAQQAKNSGPAKSAAEAACQMVKKKKLSSKVNFECLAKLFEDEPADARNPKKVRFDLASDNHDKFQSKVQDPKDDELGSEDNFEDGDKDWCNNENMDEAYIPEQDGYNYDEDHYY from the exons ATGGTTTTCTGCGATCATTGTGTCACAGACGTTATCGCTGAAAGATACGATGATTGTTACTT AACTTGTACTTCTTGTGGGAAGGTGTTGGAAGATCAATTTTTTTCTGAGGAgccagttttttttaaaaacttggCCGGACAG AGCAAATTATCGGGAACTTACGTCCAATCGGTTCAAAGAGAGATCTCTGAATCACGTCGAAGGACTTTATATAGAG CTTCTAAAGAAATGGAATATTTAAGTCTCAACCTTGGAGTAACTGACGATAATATGGTCAGCCAAGCTTTGGCCTTCTATGAA ATAGCACTTGCAAAAAATTTCACCCGGGGACGTAAATCAGAGCAAGTACAGGCTGCATGTCTCTATATTGCATTTCG GCAAAATAAAAAGCCATACTTTCTTATTGAATTTTCAAATAGTTTAAGGATAAATGT CTACAAACTTGGAGAAGTTTTTTTGCAGCTTTGTGAAGTTTTAAGGCTTAATAATCACCCTCTTGTTAAAAAGCCTATTGATCCCTgtctttatctttataaatatacTAGTA ATTTGTTAGGCCACAGAAATGGGGTTGTCTCTGAAACTGCACTGAGCATTATCGCGGATATGAACCGTAACTGGATGCAG ACAGGGAGGAAACCTAGTGGATTATTTGCTGCTGCATTATTCATCTCCAGCAATGGACATGGTCATAACATCTCTAAGGCAGATATT CTAAGACTATTCCATGTATGTGAGGCAACATTGACCAAGCGATTGATAGAATTCGAGAATACAGACTCTTCTAGCTTGACA GTTGAGGAGTTGAATGCAATGGCAAAAGAGTATGAAAAAAATCCAGTTGTGTTGCCAAACAGTGAATTTAAAGGATCTACTTCAGACGATCTAGTGTGTGAGCACAAAGATAGCGATGTGCCCTGTTTTGCACTTGGACTATGTGAAGCTTGTTACAAGGAT TTTGATAAGCTCTCGGGAGGATTTGGTGGTGGATTGGACCCTCCTGCGTTCCAGCGTGCTGAGAGGGAGAGAGTAAAGAAAACAGTTTCGAAGGAAAGGGCAGAT GTGGTGAAGACATCAAATAGTGCATGCAAGGGACGAAAAGAAGATTTGCCTGCCTCTGTAGAAA GGGATGACACCAGTGCGGAAGATGACACCAGTGCAGAAGCTGAAGATGAATCAGGAAATTTCTCTGATATCGATGACCAAGAG GTTAACGGGTACCTTTTCAACGAGGAAGAGAAACATTACAAGAAGATATATTGGGAAAATGAGAACCGCGAGTATCTTGCG GAGCAAGCAGTAAAGGAAGCAGCTGCCGCAGCTGCTAAGAAAATTTATGAAGCAAATTTGAAAAACTGTCCAGTAGAATCAAGAGAACTTTATGAATCTACTACTGCAGCTGTGGCAAAATCCAGAAAG AGGCGAGCTCAGCAGGCAAAAAATTCAGGGCCTGCTAAATCTGCTGCAGAAGCCGCCTGTCAAATGGTGAAAAAAAAG AAGCTCAGTAGCAAGGTCAATTTTGAGTGCCTGGCAAAATTATTTGAAGACGAACCA GCAGATGCGCGTAATCCCAAGAAAGTACGATTTGATCTAGCCTCTGATAATCATGACAAATTTCAGTCTAAGGTTCAGGACCCAAAGGATGATGAGCTTGGATCAGAGGATAATTTTGAGGATGGTGACAAGGATTGGTGTAATAATGAAAATATGGATGAGGCATATATCCCTGAGCAAGATGGTTATAATTATGATGAGGATCATTATTACTGA
- the LOC123891746 gene encoding uncharacterized protein LOC123891746 — translation MQEFARQTGFKLLTSTPYYAQANGQVEAANKIIIGLIRKHIAQKPRNWNKTLNQVLWACRNSPKESTNSNPFRLTYGHDVVLPVEIYLQSIRIQRQMEIPIDHYWSMMFDELVDLDEERLRALDTLSMQKERVAKAYNKKVKSKTFEVGNLVWKVILPMDKKDRVLGKWSPNWEGPFKIIQVFSNGAYEIEELTSEKRTLNINGKYLKKYKPTLLEVNISTE, via the coding sequence ATGCAGGAATTCGCTAGGCAAACAGGGTTTAAACTTTTGACTTCGACACCTTATTATGCACAAGCAAATGGTCAAGTAGAAGCtgccaataaaattattattggatTAATCAGAAAACACATTGCTCAAAAGCCAAGAAATTGGAACAAGACTTTAAATCAAGTCTTATGGGCATGTAGAAATTCCCCTAAAGAATCAACAAACTCTAATCCATTTCGATTAACATATGGTCATGATGTCGTGTTACCAGTGGAAATTTATTTGCAATCTATCAGAATTCAAAGGCAAATGGAGATACCAATTGATCACTATTGGAGTATGATGTTTGATGAATTGGTTGATTTAGacgaagaaaggctaagagcgcTTGATACTTTAAGTATGCAAAAAGAAAGAGTAGCAAAGGCCTATAATAAGAAGGTTAAATCAAAAACCTTTGAAGTGGGGAATttagtttggaaagttattTTGCCTATGGACAAAAAAGATAGAGTTTTAGGCAAATGGTCTccaaattgggaaggaccttttaaaataatacaagtatTTTCGAATGGTGCATATGAAATAGAAGAATTAACTTCAGAAAAGCGAACGTTGAATATAAATGGtaagtatttgaaaaaatataaaccaacgCTTTTAGAAGTTAATATTAGCACGGAATAA
- the LOC123891747 gene encoding uncharacterized protein LOC123891747, which produces MALEATMLQENMAVEANNCENGKLLPMAQKLDCIYDEEPLRFEKDPSNPSQKMQAQDPLEEIDIGDGSIKRPTYISANIPKGLRDKLVELLKEFKDCFAWDYNEMPGLNRNLVEHRQETIRTARICIDFRDLNNATPKDEYSMPVAEMLIDSAARFEYLSMLDGYSGYNQIFIAEEDVAKTAFRCPGALGDFLGFVVHKKGIEINQNKTKAILETNPPTNKKQLQSLLGKINFLRRFISNLSGKAQAFSPLLRLKKEDVFTWGQDQQEAFDEIKKYLSNPPTLMPPIRNKFMKFRIGRWALALSEYSLSYKPLKAIKGQIVADFIVDHSAIESPQNYIALEPWTLYFDGSRHQHGTGIGILIISPQKIPTRFKYRINGICSNNEAEYEAWIAGLEILLSLGAKDIKIKGDSELVLKQLTKEYKCIKEHLIRYFVIANALLKRFDSIDIEHVPRIENQEANDLALIASGYKVSKEKLEQLIEIKEKLISNEPMQLDLSMPKLEGADMSPNDINNSDKEMNYDEFQIFVIDNLVDGDWRKPIVGYLEKPIWSAPRKIKYRASNYVIIGNELFKKTLEGVLLKCLSENEAYIAISDVHSGACCSHQSGHK; this is translated from the exons ATGGCTTTAGAAGCCACAATGCtgcaagaaaatatggctgtcgaagccaataACTGTGAAAATGGCAAATTATTGCCAATGGCTCAAAAATTGGACTGCATCTATGATGAAGAACCATTAAGATTTGAAAAAGATCCTTCCAATCCCAGTCAAAAGATGCAGGCCCAAGACCCCCTGGAGGAAatagatattggagatggctcgaTCAAAAGGCCAACTTACATAAGTGCCAATATCCCAAAGGGCTTGCGTGATAAACTGGTTGAACTCCTTAAAGAGTTCAAAGATTGTTTTGCTTGGGATTATAACGAAATGCCAGGTTTAAACAGAAATTTGGTCGAACACAGACAAGAAACAATCAGGACTGCCAG AATATGTATAGATTTTAGGGACTTAAATAATGCTACTCCTAAAGATGAATATTCGATGCCTGTAGCAGAAATGTTAATAGATTCAGCAGCAAGGTTCGAATATCTTAGCATGTTAGATGGGTATTCTGGatataaccaaatttttatcgcTGAGGAAGATGTGGCAAAAACAGCTTTTCGATGCCCAGGGGCTTTGG gagacTTCCTTGGATTTGTGGTGCATAAAAAAGGCATTGagataaaccaaaacaagacaaaagcTATTTTGGAAACTAACCCTCCAACAAACAAAAAGCAACTTCAATCCTTGTTGGGAAAAATCAACTTTCTGAGAAGATTCATTTCGAATCTAAGTGGTAAAGCTCAAGCTTTTTCACCATTGCTTCGACTCAAGAAAGAAGATGTTTTTACTTGGGGGCAGGATCAGCAAGAAGCATTTGATGAAATCAAAAAATACTTGTCTAATCCTCCAACTCTGATGCCACCAATTAGGAATAAGTTTATGAAGTT TCGAATTGGAAGATGGGCTTTAGCTCTTTCTGAATACTCACTTTCATACAAACCTTTGAAAGCAATTAAAGGCCAAATAGTGGCTGACTTTATTGTTGATCATTCAGCAATCGAATCACCTCAGAATTACATTGCTCTCGAACCATGGACTTTGTATTTTGATGGGTCTAGACATCAACATGGTACTGGAataggtattttgataatttccccACAAAAAATTCCTACTAGGTTCAAATACAGGATTAATGGTATTTGTTCGAACAATGAAGCTGAATATGAGGCTTGGATAGCAGGTTTAGAAATATTGTTGAGCCTGGGGGCaaaagacattaaaataaaaggtgattCAGAATTAGTTTTGAAACAATTGACAAAAGAGTACAAATGTATTAAAGAACATTTGATTCGTTATTTTGTCATAGCGAATGCGTTACTAAAACGTTTCGATTCGATTGACATAGAACATGTTCCTCGAATAgaaaaccaagaagcaaatgacttagcaCTGATTGCTTCAGGATACAAAGTGTCCAAAGAAAAGTTGGAACAATTAATAGAAATCAAAGAGAAATTGATTTCTAATGAGCCAATGCAATTGGATTTGTCAATGCCAAAACTTGAGGGGGCAGACATGTCACCAAATGACATAAATAATTCTGATAAAGAAATGAATTATGATGAATTCCAAATTTTTGTCATTGACAATTTAGTAGATGGTGATTGGAGAAAACCAATTGTAGGATATTTGGAGAAACCAATCTGGAGTGCTCCTCGAAAGATTAAATATAGGGCGTCAAATTATGTGATCATTGGTAATGAATTGTTTAAAAAGACCCTCGAAGGAGTACTGTTGAAATGCCTTAGTGAGAATGAGGCCTACATAGCAATCTCTGATGTTCATAGTGGGGCCTGTTGTTCTCACCAATCAGGCCATAAATGA